Part of the Plasmodium knowlesi strain H genome assembly, chromosome: 11 genome is shown below.
GTCTATTTATTGCCTATTTATTGTCTATTTATTGCCAATTTTATTGCCTATTTTATTGCCTATTTATTGCTTATCTTATTGACCTATTTATTGACCTATTCATCGGCATGTTTATCCGCACGCGAATGTACCCAttgattttttccctccaaaCATACTCCCTATGCACGCCCGTCAACTTGCTACATAGATCGCAAGGCGCGCGTGTGCACTTTCCATTCCAATGAATTAAGTTTCACTTAGCTTGATGGCTGAAGAAATGACGAACTGACAATTCGTAGATCATGTGTGCCAGGTGTGACAACTGTGCACCCGCCtaagtatttttttaaaacgttCCAAACGAGCAACATAGGAAGTGCGTACACCACATCTGCGCGATCGTCACACCACATTTACGTGATCGTCACACCACATCTGCGCGATCGTCACACCAGCGCGACTTAAAAAGATATACACCCGCGTGAGAAGTTGCATTACTTCACGGGAGACTGTGCAAAAGAAAGGCCATTTTAAGAAGGGGCTTGGGGAGATACCAAAGTTAGTCTATTCTATGTACGTATCTCCCACGGCATAttaattaacaaaaaaaaaaataaataaaataaaatgaagaacgaacaaaaaatgaaatagcTTGTGGACATCAAATGTGCAAATTAAAAgagatcttttttttttttaaaaaaaggtaaaaatagCTGTTTAACTTGTTcagttctttttctttttttttttttttttttccaagatGGATAATGGCTAGCTATTTCGTCCcttttgcctgaacaggcaaggtatttttattccattttgcgCAATTATTTTCCGtttattctgttttttttaaactttctcCTCTCTTCTTGGAAACCATTACGACGTGTCGAACCAGAAAACAACGCCGACGATGAGGTACGCCGTGATGAGGAGAACGCCCTCGAGCCAGTTGCTCTCTCCGTCTTGCACAATTGCCATGGTGACAATGACAGAAATTACTAAAATGACACTGGAGAGGGGCGAAAAGGCAAGGGTCATGGGCTGATTTAAAATCCAACCAAAAAGTACAGTAACTGGAACAACGAAAAGAGCAATCTGTGCCGAGGATCCAACAGCTACTCCCATGGTTAAGTCGACTTTGTTTTTTATAGCGACTGTAACAGCTGTTAAATGTTCCGTGGCGTTACCAACAACGGGCAAAAGAATAACTCCAATAAAATTTTCAGATATGTTGTAATACTTGACAACTGCTTCGATGGTCGTAATGAGATATTCGGAGTGGATACTTACAAGGATAGTTattatgattaaaaaaatggatcctGCGAGGACGGATAGCTGTGGCTCCTCTTCAGTCATTTCTTTGTCTTGAAATAGtgatatatgtgtgtacaatTGAAACAACAGAAATAAGCaataagttaaaaaaatcaaaactGCAGTTATTCTGGATACTTTTAAAAGAACTTCAACATTATTGTTTGTTGTAACTGATGAAACTGTCGGAATGGTTATGGCTAGACTGGACAAGAGTAACAAGGAGGTACTGCACGttgctcctttttcattaaatttttgtaCATGATGATATAAGCCACCTGCGAAGAAAGACATACCAAGTACTAGCAACAGATTGGACAATATACTTCCTAGCAGTGTTCCCTGAACGACATTTATCAATCCAGCGTTTAAGGCTTGAATGGAAAATATCATTTCCATCAAATTACCAAAAGTAGCATTTAACAAGCCACCAATTATTTCTCCTGTGTGTAATGCCAAGTCTTCTGTTACATGCCCCATGAGCGCTGATAGAGGTATCAATGCcatgaagttaaaaaaaaaaatgtatatatcttTACACCCTATAAGGTGACTTATAATTCCTATGggtacaaaaattaaaaatatgtttaacttattttttacCATATTGTAAAGCCCTGTGATGTCGCTTTTTCGGAGAGAATAATATGCCCCTATTTCTCTGTAGCCAAAATTTTGTTCCAGATCATCATCAAGTTCTCCATTGGGGGTTTTGTTGTTACATAGCAATTGCAAGTGCAAATTTTTGTTCCGTATTAAATTTGTGTCGTTCAGGCCCGTTGTGCTTTGGGAATTTTTTATCGGGGCTACATTTTTGTTCAGCGGTTGTGAAATTGTGCGTCTTACGTAAGACGTGGCGCGCACTCTGCCCATAACCATCTTGGGTTCTCGAGAAGGTAAATCAGTGCGGAAGGGAGGAAAGGCGGTGGCAAAGTGGCCAACCGGAAAACAGGCAAATGGGCGTATTTACCCAGAGGAGAAGTGTAAGATATATCCCTCGTGGGGGAGGCAACTCAACAGGTTCCGGCGAATCACTGAGCAAGAAACATGTAACACGAGCCAATTACACAATTTTTGGTAAGCAACAATCGCAAATCAAGGATCAGCGGAGAAATGGGTACAACGGCTGTTGCGTTAGGGTTCATAGGGAGAGTGGGGAAATGAATCAAGAGGGATGCTTGCAGCGTGGATATGCAATATGTGCTTGTATAATgcgaggggggggggaaatcacaactgtaaaaaaaaaaaaaaaaaaaaaaaaaaaaaaattacaacttttttaattttgaaaagagTAGAGtttgcttttcccttttcatttctgtaGCGCCGGGACGGGCACATGGGAGGGAAATAAAACGAGGTATTTCTCGGTTTGTGCGGCTACTCCACCTAGGTGCGAGTTAAGTACTGTGAAATGAGTGTTGCGGTGTAAGAGCTGAGGCCTGAGATCCTCGAACATGAGAACGAGGAGTTGGAGCCAAGGAGGAACGATAATAGCCAAGTGCATAATTTGGCGGaacatatataaaaggtgTTAGATCCGCGCAAAGTTTACGCATGTACTGGGGGTGGGGGGAAATGGGCTAACCGAGAGTTATCGCGCTGAGGGAAAAGTTGGTCGCCTCGGTTAAGATCTCACATGCCGCATAAGGGTAGAATgagcgaagaagaaaaaaagaaaaaaaaaaatataagcagAATATACGAagcatacatttatataaaacaaacaaatcacAAGATGGCAAAAAGAACGTGGTTCACGGAATTTGCTCTAAGGGAAATCCCTAGTATTGTGAATTTGACCAAGTAACCTTGGCGGAATTGCTTTTTGAGCCAAAGGTTCGCCCtacattactttttttttttttttttttttttttttttttttgcagtgGCGTAAGGAGGCGATTCACCAGAAGAGGGGGTGCGGATGCATACTATACATGTATTCATACCATTctgcgtgtatatatattaatgttgCACTGCAGACAAGTATGCATTTAATGTGGGCATATTCTCCCCCATTCGTGATTACCCATTTGGGTGCAGCGTTACTAGAAGTAACGGAGGAATGGCTTTTACGATAGTAACTTAGGGGAGGTTGGTTCCAAGCACAAGAAGTCGTTTGGGTAGGGCACGATTGTTGGCGAAACAAGCGTGTGAGTATTCTCTCCCCGTAAACCGCAGCGCATGGAAACCTCAATTTAAAGGTGGAatatcattttcctttcccaagGGAGGGACCCTTGGTGTGAATGTTGTATATTCGCTCGATTTGCAAATTATgcgcatttgtttttttttttttttttttgtgaaacaTACCATTATGGGCTCGTCTGCAGTGGTTAAATCCCAATGCAGATGGAAACAGGGATACAACGAATATTGTGCGAAGGGATAATTGACGATATATATCAGGTAAAAAGTGGAGTAGCATtttagaaaagaagaatgggGCGTTATCTTTGATTAGTCAAGGGAAAATGGTTTTCCTCAGAGGAACTCCAATTTGGAAActgttccttccattttggtGGGTAGACACTCTCCTTCCTCTGTCATGAATCCCATTTGGAGGAGAGGTGAATCCCGCTGTCGCTTCGTTGCGAACAATGTGGTTTGGGGTTGTATGTGCGGGGTTGATTGAACGAGCTTTTTACTCATGCCCTACTACGCAAGTGCATCCAATCGTTTGGAAGACATGCGTAGTATTTACAGGAAGTTAGTTTTCTTTCGGAAGTGAATGCAGGGAGGATGCATTGGTGATGGAGGGAAGAGGACACTAGACATAAATCAAGGGGAGGGTGGCGGTTCTAAATACTGTTTGCTATGTTTGTGCGATTAAATTTGTGTAAATCACTTGTACATTTCTatgtgcccatttttttcagtcGTGAAAATGTTGCAACGGGCATCAAAAAGAAACCCGTGGACGATACACCTCcgatggaaaaatatacgGCGCTATCTTccaatttgttaatttcCGTTCAGTTTATctcgaattaaaaaaaaaaaaaaaaaaaaaaaaaaaaaaaaaatggagagtcCCTCCTCTTTGCGAAAGTtgtgggggggaaattatTCTCCTACGTTTGCGTAACATATGTCGCTGATACTGATCTGTGGGTACTTTTAAATGGGaaattttaaaggggggaaaaaaggggttcCTCATCACGTTGTAAATGCATCCTTAATTCTCTGTTATATCATGTACTCATGAagcattttccattttccatttttttttttttttttttttttttttttcttgtgccattttttggagataaaaaaaaaattgccatttTGCATTTCAAGGCGACACCGCTGAAGGAATGTAGTGGGGTGaaacatttccccttttctggGTGCCCACAtgagtttatttttattattttatttttttttttaaaaagcagTGAAACTCTGCAAAGGCAGTTTGAGAGAACTGCAAAGCAACACGTCGAAAGGGATCCCACCCCTTGCGCATCGACTCTTTCCTGTGTCAAGAGCAGGGGGAGAGAAACCACCCTTCCCTCTCtctattttacttttccatCCGAGTGATGGAATCCCCCCTCAGGGTGATTATATTATGACGATGcctgtatgcatatgtatttgTACTTACCAAAAAGGGTGAGTGCGCTTGGCGCCTCTTTTGGTGTGCTTCATGCTCTTTTGAGGCATGAGGTGAGTCGCCGAGGCACACCTGTTCAAGGGTTTCTATTGCAGAAGCCTGGGATATTCCTCGCACGACAGCAAACCGCGGTCGTGAAGGTTGCGTACGCATATCTATTAACCATCTAATCGGATTTATTCGCATGCCCGTGAGAACACAACGTAACTTTTATGCATGTGAATTGTATGAGCATACGTACCGCACCTGTATGGGTGGCAGGTAGAAACCACAACCAATAGGCACACTCCCATTTCTTTGCATCAAAgtttcgtcttttttttttttcaaaaaaaaagaaaagcgtCGTTAGCGTGAAGTAAAGAGAATAGTCGAAGGAAGTAATTCCATCCGATGTGTCCAATAAAGACCCACCCCTGCAATTTTCTCTACACAACTCAGAAGAAATGAATAGTAAGAAAAGGAGTAGGAGTGGAAAAAGCGAATGTATTACTTTGCCACTTGAGAAAACTGAACTTTTGATTGAAAGCATACACAACCTGAGGAACGCAGTAGCTGTTTATAGAAAGGAATTACAAGAGAAGAATAAATGCATTAGTGAAGTTAAGGAAGACTtgaatttttataaatgctTGGTAAGAAATATTAATGTAGTGTGGAATATTTTTAACGATGATTTGTTGATATTAGCAGGAGAAGGTGTGGAGGGGGAGGTTAGCGCTGATGGGCGATGTCATGGGAAGGGGAGAGTTTGCGAAGATAAGGATAATTCTCGTTCTGATGGGGAAAGGCAACCCGAAGAAGAAACGTGGCATTGCAAAAATGAAGCTGCCCCCTATTACAATGTTGAACagattaaaaatatttttttaaaatacgtGAATAAGCATAGGAGGGAAGGCGACGAGGAGGAGAACTCCGACGAAGAGGACTCCGACTTTTTTAAGAACCCATCGGAAGAGGACAAGGACGAGAAGAATGATGAGAATGAtgagaatgatgaaaataactccgatgaggaggatgggAAGAAGATGAATGTAAATTcgaaggaggaaatgaaCTTGGAGGGCAAGTTGAAAGGGGGGGTGGAGCGGTTCACTGCTACGGAGCAATCTCGGCGAAGGGACCGCTCCCCCTCCACCGGCGTGAAGGTAAAGAGGGAAAGAGGAGAAtcaaagggagaagaagtCGCCGCAGATGTACAGAACGGAAGGGAACTGGATGATAAATTACAAACCATCCTTCTGTCGAACATGAGGAAGACCATTGATATGCTAAACACAGTGTTACACTCTGCAAAAAAGAACGTGGCCCTGAATTACAATAAAGATTTTgttagaaaaataaattacgaaaaaatgtTATACTATGATAAATTtatgaatgagaagaaaatgaagaaagaaatggaGAATAAGTGTGATGAACTGAAGATTGAATTGGATCGactagaaaagaagagaactcttctcctttttaagtTGAACAGTGAGAATATATGTAGCAACATTCttcaggaggaggaggagaagatgCATAACTTCGCAAAAGACACCCTAAGTGGGGTGTGTGTGAAAGGGGAAGATACGGTTCAAAATAAGGGCAAGGATACAGTGTGCGGAAAGTGCGGCTTCGTGAGTAATGAGAGTGGGAAAGCAGGAGAAGGTGGTGTGAAAGTTGGTGTGAAAGGCGGTGTGAAAGGTGGTGTGAAAGGTGGTGTGAAAGGTGATGTGATGGAGGAGATGATAAGTGGGAGCAGTTTAGCAAGTGGTGCATGTGTTTCCAATGAAAACCCCGCAATGGTCTGTCTACTCAACCTTGAAAAAGAGATAACGAAGGAAAAGATACTTCACAGTGAACCGTTTAAGCAACTGATAAAGGAGTCCACCGAAGTGTATGAACAATTGAAGGAGAGAGAAGAGGAAATTGTTCTGTTAAAAAACGAACTGTTAAAGAAGGAGCAAATGCGTGATGAAGAATACGAGAATCTCCTGAACGATACcattaatgataaaaaatgcttgtcgaaaaaaataaaaaatttggaggTTGACGTTATGATATCTACTatggaaagggagaaaatgcaaaataagGTGAACCTGTTGGAGCATGAGATTCAGACATTGAAAGGGATAGAAGCGAACCAAGTAATGCAGTTggagcagaaggagaaagaaatatgTAGGATGAAAGTTTCAATTGACAAATTAAAGGTATCTGAAAGTACCTTacgagaaaaaattttatccttaGAAAATGGAGGAGTTGTGAGCGACACAGTTCTGAATGGAGGATGTGACAAATTGGTAGGCCTGGTGGGGGATGATTTACACAACGAACTGCTTGAGGAGAATAAGCAACTGAGACTTgctctggaaaaaaaaaaaaatgcagaaaatgaattgtccatattgaaaaaaaactacgaTGCAATGagtgaagaaatagaagaaataacGAAGGAGTTTGAGAAGAAGCAGGAACAAGTAGATGAAATGAttattcaaataaaaaacaaagagtTGGAATCTCtagaaaaatacaacaactCAATGAACAAAACGTACGTCGAAGAAAATATCAAAAAGCTAGAGCAAActtatgatgaaaaaatatcatccaTAAATCGGTTATACGAAAAGTATGAAAAATTTGCGCATTTATACTTATCGTTATTTTACCATGCCAGAAGAAGAGCTGCCATTTCTGATAATGCGCATGAAGAGCAAATGAGTTTGTTCAttaagatgaaggagaagTGTGAGTCAATATTCCAGAGGAAGAATGAGCTAGCCGAAATTCTGCAAACAGTATATGGTTCGAATAGGAAATTAATGGATAAATGCAACGTATTGTATAGAGAAAATCAGCACCTTGCGAAGATTGCTACATCTTGTAAAAGCAGAAAAGATCTAAAGGATGCATCATCGAAAGGGGAGgccaaagaagaagaagaagaagaaaaattggagGAGAGTCAATTACTTATCGAGGAAAACAAGGAACTACGTAGAAGGCTAATGTGTAGCGTCTGCATGGAAAATTTCCGAAATCACATTATTGTTAAGTGTGGTCACATATTTTGTGAGAGTTGCATTTTTAGTAATTTGAAAACGCGGAATAGGAAGTGTCCACAGTGCAAAATCCCTTTCGATAAGAAGGATTTGCAGAAGATTTTCCTCGATTGAGGTGTTGCTCCTTTTATTGTCTACAGCACtttacaccaccaccaccaccacccacTCCATCGAATTGTAATGGATCATTTATTCATATAAACCTATGCCCATATGCATAGACGTTGGGGAGGGACGACTTTTCCTGATCGTAACGCCCAAACTTGGTTAGatccttttcactttttacgTTCACGAGTTTATtcaccccatttttttttttttttttttttttttttttttttttacgaatatACATCGCAAGAAGTGCGCTTTTTTAAGTATTTGTCTAGTTATcccttattcttttttttttttttttttccccttttacgCTGTTATGTgcataataaaagaaggaagggagggCGTATACTGTtgttatatgtgcatatgttcATATGTGTGGAGGGGAGAAATGGCTCTCCATTCCACTAGTGCCCCACTTGCGTGTTGAAGTTTGACCTGACGAAGGATTGGAGCGTATCCTTTGTGTAGGTTTTCCTTTTGAGATCCCCATGTGGTGccttttaactttttagCCCATTCCCCCCATCCTTCTGATTCACGCGCCAAGCGATGATGAGTGGTCAGTGAACGTGAACTTCATTTGTGGAGACAGATGTGCCTGTCGACACTCGTGGAAAGGTGCTTATCCGCATGGAGAAGTGTGGCTATGGACAGAGTTGTCAGGGGtggggatgaagaaaatgcttGTGTTGGGTATTTGTCACCCCTTCTGTTGAGGGTGCACTTGATCAGTTGTAGGAATGAGGTATCTGCGTAGCGCTCGGGAAATCTAGTCTTTTCCTTCTGAGTGGAGAGAAGGAGTTGATTTCTCAGTTCCTCCTGAGAGATGTGATTGTACCATAATTTGGGGGGGTTGCTCATCTGAGGCAAGTAACATGCGATGGCACTGACCCGTTTGCGATTTCCCGGTGGGAATGTAATTCTCTCTGCGAGGGAAAGACTGCTCTGCAGAATGGCACATCAGTAGAAGCATATGTCATGTAGGCATAGTTACATAactatttttaaatgattcACAGGGGTGTGGGGGAGAAGTTTGCAAAGGATTCCGCATACATGAATGTGAGTAGGTAGGGTTTATATACTTCGCGTCGTAGGCGATACGTGAGGCTACTTAATGAACGCAGGGCCATGTCGACGTTGGCTTTAACCAAGCTGGGTtgcctttccattttgttaatcCACTTGGGAAACTCCTCCCATCCAAACGCACAGAACaatcttccattttattgaaaaggaaggaattgaTACCGTTGTAAGTGTTTTGTTTTAGTGTATGTTTGTTAagtaggatttttttttttttttttttttttttttttttcccggtggaagtttccattttttttcgcgcaCTGGATTTTTCTTGGAGGCATATTTAGTCGATCGTTTTATCATATCAGCGGTTGGGGAGGAGACTGCCTGTTGCCCGAGGGAAGGGAGGTGACGAAGCTGCACGTGCAGGACACCCTGGGACACTATACAAAGGGTTGACGAAAGTATAACCTTCCCGCAGGAAGAATGGAGCAAGTGGTTAAAGCGATCAACAAGGAAGTTTGCACAGATTTTTTCCGGGCGAATCAATTCCGTTTTGGTGGAAAGAGATAAATTACCCCCGGAGTAAGGTTCTTCCGTTCCCTCTCCTgtggtttctttttttctataccATGCTTCGACATAACTACATGCGTGGCAAGAGGTACCTAATTGGGGAAACCCTCTTTGGGGGCATGAGTACCCAATTGCGCGATGTACGTGTTGGCACCTTTGGAAATTTCCATCAGATAAGTTGGAAATACGCAAAATGCTATAGATCCTTTGCGGAGAATGTTATATGGGGAGGAGCGTGCAGGCCTCTGAGGAGGGAATACATGAGGAGGGAATGCATGAGGGGGGAATACATGAGGAGGGAATGCATGAGGAGGCACAAATTGGTGGAACATGTTCGAAGTGTGAGTGGTCAGTCCAATAACGCGAACGGGGGGAGAAGACCCCCCCCAAGGGGAGATCGAAGAGAAGATGACACAGAAGTAAAGCGAAGAAACAGTAGTgagagaaaagaacaacTAGAAGAGGAGATGAAAAAACTAcatgaagaaatagaaaaggaaaaaggaaaccatAAAAAAGTTCTCCTCCTAATCTTTACATGTGTAGTATCGGTATACATGTACTTTGAATCATATGAtcctgaattttttttgtatgatatttttttaaaatttcttttaaagTATGTTGACGGGGAGATGTGCCACGATCTTTTTCTCCTAATGGGAAAATACAACATGCTACCATATGATACAAGTAAGGATAGTATATATTCTTGTACAGGAATAGGAGGGTTGAATTTTATTAATCCCTTTGGAGTGGCAGCCGGGTTTGATAAAAACGGAGTGTGCATTGATGGCATTCTCAAATTGGGGTTCTCTTTTATAGAAGTTGGAACGATAACTCCTAAACCACAGAAAGGAAATGACAAGCCAAGGATTTTCAGAGATGTGGAAACAAGGAGCATTATAAATTGCTGTGGTTTTAACAACATTGGTTGTGATGAAGTCACTGAGAATTTGAAACGCTTTCGGGAGAAGCAGAAGACAGACAAATTGCTCCATAGACATTTTGTTGGTGTTAGTTTAGGCAAGAATAAGGATTCTGCAGATATTCTGGAGGATCTGAGTTACTGCATATCTCGAATTGGCAAGTACGCAGATTATATAGCCATTAATGTGAGCTCCCCTAACACTCCCGGTTTGCGGGATAACCAACAATCGGAGCGCCTGCAGAGAATTATCTTGCGGGTGAAGGAGGAGGTGGATAAGTTGGAGGAGAGTAACGTCGTGGGGGATGATGTGGTACGTGGCGATACATGGGTGAACACGAGCAAGAGGAAACCCCTCGTCTTCGTGAAACTGGCTCCAGATTTagaagaaggagagaaaaaaaaaatagcagaTGTGCTACTTAAAACAAAAGTCGACGGGATGATTATTTGCAACACCACTACGGAAAAatttaacataaaaaattttcaagacaaaaaaggaggagtgAGTGGAGAAAAACTGAAAGATGTATCAACAAAGTTTATTTCACAAATGTATAATTATACGAACAAGAAAATTCCTATAATTGCCTCTGGAGGAATATTTACCGGGAAGGATGCGTTGGAGAAAATTGAGGCGGGGGCTTCGGTATGCCAGCTGTACTCTTGTTTGGTCTTTAATGGAATGAAGGCGGCAGTTCGAATAAAGCGTGAGTTGGACCACTTGCTTTATCAGCGGGGGTACTACAAGTTGGAGGATGCCATTGGGAAGGCCCACCGGCGGGGCGGGTAGGCTCTTCACCGACTGGTGTGTCTACCATTGATGTGTCTACCATTGATGTGTCTACCATTGATGTGTCTACCATTGATGTGTCTACCATTGATGTGTCTACCATTGATGTGTCTACCATTGATGTGTCTACCATTGATGTGTCTACCATTGATGTGTCTACCATTGATGTGTCTACCATTGATGTGTCTACCATTGATGTGTCTACCATTGATGTGTCTACCATTGATGTGTCTACCATTGATGCGTAAGTGGTTCTTATGTGATTCATTCTTTTGCCATCTATTCGTGTGTATTGCGTTCTCGTTTGCCGCATATGTACCCCCCTTCAGCGGGAAATCCTTACACGttaacacttttttctccttttttttaagaggtAACTTATGTGTCCACGTATATAAGTGAACAATTTGGGAGAGACTTGCCCCGGAAAAAGTTTGCAATTTACGTGGAAATGGGAAAGGGGGCATAACTCAACCGTTACAACAGAACGGTGTTACAGCACAGAGCGACTTGACAAATAATGTGCAGGAGGAACTGATCATCCCTGTTCTGCTCCCACCTTCTGCCCGTAGGTCTTCACCCAGTGTCGAGCATTCTGAATGGTCTTGTCTGGATCATgctttgaaaaaagaaagaaggactGGATTTCAGCCATGCTCAGATGGAAAGACTCAAATATGGTTGCGAACTCCTGGGCTAGATGTTCATGTTCtggaaaaaaacgcaaaaacatttttttgtattgaTAGCTGTTAGCATATggtataaatatttttagatCTACCCTACCCGGTCTAATAAGGGTACTTGGCAGTCTCTCTATATTATTGGTTgtcataaaaattattctttcTTCTGTTGCGACGATGCCATCTAGAGCGTTTAACAATCCACTGTAGGAAACACCTAGGGTTTTAATATTACCACTTTCAAGTAGCGATTTCGAAATGGTAGATGTTGCGGATAACGACGAGCTTTCCGAAGGAGAGTCTacctttccatttccttgaTTCGAATTCGGAAACACAAAATCAATATCCTCCAAAATCAAAATTGTTTTAGGAGGAACTGTGGCAAGGAGATGGATAAATCTATCATCTGTTAAGTATACATCATTCACATTAATCGTACAAATATTAAAATCAAAATGTCCAGCAAGAGCAGCAATAAGACTGCTTTTCCCACACCCAGGAGGGCCATGAAGAAGGTAGCATCTTCTATAAGGTATACCTTTTTCAATGTACCATTTGCTAGAATTCAGAAAAGTATCAATGTCATTAATTATATGTTCACTGAGATGTTCAGGAAGGATAACAGAATCTACTGGTCTCTTATTTTTTGGAGTACCAAATGGTCTCCACTCATGGCCAAAGGTTTTATATAGTAAtgtctttccttcttcctttttctcaatATACAATTTTGCATCc
Proteins encoded:
- a CDS encoding dihydroorotate dehydrogenase, putative, with the protein product MLRHNYMRGKRYLIGETLFGGMSTQLRDVRVGTFGNFHQISWKYAKCYRSFAENVIWGGACRPLRREYMRRECMRGEYMRRECMRRHKLVEHVRSVSGQSNNANGGRRPPPRGDRREDDTEVKRRNSSERKEQLEEEMKKLHEEIEKEKGNHKKVLLLIFTCVVSVYMYFESYDPEFFLYDIFLKFLLKYVDGEMCHDLFLLMGKYNMLPYDTSKDSIYSCTGIGGLNFINPFGVAAGFDKNGVCIDGILKLGFSFIEVGTITPKPQKGNDKPRIFRDVETRSIINCCGFNNIGCDEVTENLKRFREKQKTDKLLHRHFVGVSLGKNKDSADILEDLSYCISRIGKYADYIAINVSSPNTPGLRDNQQSERLQRIILRVKEEVDKLEESNVVGDDVVRGDTWVNTSKRKPLVFVKLAPDLEEGEKKKIADVLLKTKVDGMIICNTTTEKFNIKNFQDKKGGVSGEKLKDVSTKFISQMYNYTNKKIPIIASGGIFTGKDALEKIEAGASVCQLYSCLVFNGMKAAVRIKRELDHLLYQRGYYKLEDAIGKAHRRGG
- a CDS encoding mitochondrial chaperone BCS1, putative — translated: MQKLMMNKGYDGGGEKQPSIVNSGSTENGNGFIESIFKNITKNEYFSAGVGIISVGAFVTVANRLNSYIYHAVKKNMFTSLEITINDNAYYWVLEYIVKKGIISRHLSLKTQMLNDKNKKNVFFSFLPSVGNHLLIYDNRFIFIERSREKTMTSDANRSVPFENIKLSTFIWSKNIFSKILMDAKLYIEKKEEGKTLLYKTFGHEWRPFGTPKNKRPVDSVILPEHLSEHIINDIDTFLNSSKWYIEKGIPYRRCYLLHGPPGCGKSSLIAALAGHFDFNICTINVNDVYLTDDRFIHLLATVPPKTILILEDIDFVFPNSNQGNGKVDSPSESSSLSATSTISKSLLESGNIKTLGVSYSGLLNALDGIVATEERIIFMTTNNIERLPSTLIRPGRVDLKIFIPYANSYQYKKMFLRFFPEHEHLAQEFATIFESFHLSMAEIQSFFLFSKHDPDKTIQNARHWVKTYGQKVGAEQG
- a CDS encoding cation/H+ antiporter, putative — translated: MVMGRVRATSYVRRTISQPLNKNVAPIKNSQSTTGLNDTNLIRNKNLHLQLLCNNKTPNGELDDDLEQNFGYREIGAYYSLRKSDITGLYNMVKNKLNIFLIFVPIGIISHLIGCKDIYIFFFNFMALIPLSALMGHVTEDLALHTGEIIGGLLNATFGNLMEMIFSIQALNAGLINVVQGTLLGSILSNLLLVLGMSFFAGGLYHHVQKFNEKGATCSTSLLLLSSLAITIPTVSSVTTNNNVEVLLKVSRITAVLIFLTYCLFLLFQLYTHISLFQDKEMTEEEPQLSVLAGSIFLIIITILVSIHSEYLITTIEAVVKYYNISENFIGVILLPVVGNATEHLTAVTVAIKNKVDLTMGVAVGSSAQIALFVVPVTVLFGWILNQPMTLAFSPLSSVILVISVIVTMAIVQDGESNWLEGVLLITAYLIVGVVFWFDTS
- a CDS encoding trophozoite exported protein 1, putative — its product is MNSKKRSRSGKSECITLPLEKTELLIESIHNLRNAVAVYRKELQEKNKCISEVKEDLNFYKCLVRNINVVWNIFNDDLLILAGEGVEGEVSADGRCHGKGRVCEDKDNSRSDGERQPEEETWHCKNEAAPYYNVEQIKNIFLKYVNKHRREGDEEENSDEEDSDFFKNPSEEDKDEKNDENDENDENNSDEEDGKKMNVNSKEEMNLEGKLKGGVERFTATEQSRRRDRSPSTGVKVKRERGESKGEEVAADVQNGRELDDKLQTILLSNMRKTIDMLNTVLHSAKKNVALNYNKDFVRKINYEKMLYYDKFMNEKKMKKEMENKCDELKIELDRLEKKRTLLLFKLNSENICSNILQEEEEKMHNFAKDTLSGVCVKGEDTVQNKGKDTVCGKCGFVSNESGKAGEGGVKVGVKGGVKGGVKGGVKGDVMEEMISGSSLASGACVSNENPAMVCLLNLEKEITKEKILHSEPFKQLIKESTEVYEQLKEREEEIVLLKNELLKKEQMRDEEYENLLNDTINDKKCLSKKIKNLEVDVMISTMEREKMQNKVNLLEHEIQTLKGIEANQVMQLEQKEKEICRMKVSIDKLKVSESTLREKILSLENGGVVSDTVLNGGCDKLVGLVGDDLHNELLEENKQLRLALEKKKNAENELSILKKNYDAMSEEIEEITKEFEKKQEQVDEMIIQIKNKELESLEKYNNSMNKTYVEENIKKLEQTYDEKISSINRLYEKYEKFAHLYLSLFYHARRRAAISDNAHEEQMSLFIKMKEKCESIFQRKNELAEILQTVYGSNRKLMDKCNVLYRENQHLAKIATSCKSRKDLKDASSKGEAKEEEEEEKLEESQLLIEENKELRRRLMCSVCMENFRNHIIVKCGHIFCESCIFSNLKTRNRKCPQCKIPFDKKDLQKIFLD